One genomic window of Caldivirga maquilingensis IC-167 includes the following:
- the rplX gene encoding 50S ribosomal protein L24, protein MPVLTSSSQPRKQHKALTKAPWHARRRLLTAPLSKDLQRQLGIRRIPVRVGDTVLILRGDFKGTRGKVTRVDYKRVRIYVDSASFKKPSGEAVYYPIHPSKVVIVELDQSDKARVAAIDKTRKAREAKAGVREVITPQQGGQS, encoded by the coding sequence ATGCCTGTGTTAACATCATCGAGTCAACCCAGGAAGCAGCATAAGGCGCTTACTAAGGCGCCTTGGCATGCTAGGCGTAGGTTATTGACTGCACCATTATCTAAGGATCTTCAGAGGCAGTTGGGTATAAGGAGGATACCTGTTAGGGTTGGGGATACCGTGCTAATACTGAGGGGGGACTTTAAGGGTACTAGGGGTAAGGTGACTAGGGTTGATTATAAGAGAGTGAGGATATACGTTGACTCGGCTTCATTTAAGAAACCCAGTGGTGAGGCTGTGTACTACCCAATACACCCATCTAAGGTAGTTATCGTGGAGCTTGATCAAAGCGATAAGGCTAGGGTTGCTGCAATTGATAAGACTAGGAAGGCTAGGGAGGCTAAGGCGGGTGTTAGGGAGGTTATAACACCACAGCAGGGTGGTCAATCATGA